One Torulaspora globosa chromosome 5, complete sequence DNA window includes the following coding sequences:
- the MRPS35 gene encoding mitochondrial 37S ribosomal protein mS45 (ancestral locus Anc_5.166): protein MMLSVGGCRPGSAPGAVVICQQVRNISRRRIAYPFYPFKRLGKQDPKKHDSNLKSAMRQFLGPKNYKGQYVMNKYFEVPKNHVPNYIKPDLERGQSLQNPITGENVVLKYDGTYGEAPENRRLQQISEKRVLQPFPNNSHCRTNSIISDDLKMRIYNDIEVEGHTTQQVSQNYGLKVPRVEAILKLAEIEQKWAKRVCIRSYETELKLGVSYDETTK from the coding sequence ATGATGCTTTCAGTAGGCGGATGTAGGCCTGGAAGTGCTCCTGGTGCCGTTGTCATATGCCAGCAGGTTAGAAATATCTCCAGGAGGAGGATTGCTTATCCTTTTTATCCCTTCAAGAGGTTAGGCAAACaagatccaaagaaacATGATTCTAACCTTAAATCTGCAATGAGACAGTTTCTGGGACCCAAGAACTACAAGGGGCAATACGTGATGAACAAGTATTTTGAAGTCCCGAAGAACCATGTGCCCAACTACATCAAGCCGGATTTGGAGAGAGGGCAGAGTTTGCAGAATCCCATCACTGGCGAGAATGTGGTGCTGAAATATGATGGCACGTACGGTGAGGCGCCTGAGAACAGGCGGTTGCAGCAGATTTCGGAAAAAAGAGTGTTGCAGCCTTTCCCGAACAACTCGCATTGCCGGACGAACAGCATAATAAGTGATgacttgaagatgaggatatACAACGACATCGAGGTAGAAGGCCACACAACCCAGCAGGTGTCGCAGAACTATGGATTGAAAGTGCCTAGAGTGGAGGCGATCTTGAAACTGGCTGAGATCGAGCAAAAATGGGCCAAACGAGTATGTATACGCAGCTATGAAACAGAGCTCAAGTTGGGGGTATCATATGATGAGACTACCAAATAA